From one Oceanibaculum indicum P24 genomic stretch:
- a CDS encoding multicopper oxidase family protein has protein sequence MHRLPPLSRRDVLIAGGALGAAAAFLPRPSLAATPAADGVRRFALKPMPATVPLVGNGHPDTSVWGYNGSVPGPEIRALQGETIEIAVENGLEQATTVHWHGIRLPNAMDGVPHVTQDPIAPGGRFTYRFALPDAGTYWYHPHLGSSEQLGRGLSGALIVEEREPVRVDREMVWLLDDWRLGRDAQIVGGFGDMHDRTHDGRIGNTVTLNGRLTEQLPVRAGERLRLRLVNVANARLFALEFQGHQPQVVALDGHPVTPHAPKDGQIVLGPGMRADIILDMQGRPGEQFQVVDRFYRQMHYRFVDLAYSDEAPLRDSPLNASIRLPANTVPAPDLANAVIHRVHFGGGMMSQMASARMDGRTVGLREMFQHGLAWTVNGEAVSGHLHDPLFRLKQGQSCRMVLENDTAWFHPIHLHGHAFRVIARNGQPVADDAFLDTVLLAPRETAEIAFLADNPGMWMLHCHVLEHQEGGMMGLFEVG, from the coding sequence ATGCACCGCCTGCCGCCGCTTTCCCGCCGTGATGTGCTGATCGCCGGAGGGGCTCTTGGAGCGGCGGCGGCGTTTCTGCCCCGGCCCTCTCTGGCGGCGACCCCTGCGGCCGATGGCGTCCGGCGCTTCGCGCTGAAGCCGATGCCGGCGACCGTCCCGCTGGTGGGCAACGGCCATCCCGACACGTCGGTCTGGGGCTATAATGGCAGCGTCCCCGGCCCGGAAATCCGCGCGCTGCAGGGCGAGACCATCGAGATCGCGGTCGAGAACGGGCTGGAGCAGGCGACCACCGTGCACTGGCATGGCATTCGCCTGCCCAACGCTATGGACGGCGTGCCGCATGTGACGCAGGACCCGATCGCGCCGGGCGGGCGCTTCACCTACCGCTTCGCCCTGCCCGACGCCGGCACCTACTGGTATCACCCGCATCTCGGCAGCTCCGAACAGCTCGGGCGCGGCCTGTCCGGCGCGCTGATCGTGGAGGAGCGCGAACCGGTCCGGGTGGACCGAGAGATGGTGTGGCTGCTGGATGACTGGCGGCTGGGCCGCGACGCGCAGATCGTCGGCGGCTTCGGCGACATGCATGACCGCACCCATGACGGGCGCATCGGCAACACCGTCACGCTGAATGGAAGGCTGACCGAGCAGCTGCCGGTGCGGGCGGGCGAGCGTCTGCGGCTGCGGCTCGTCAATGTCGCCAATGCGCGGCTGTTCGCGCTGGAGTTCCAGGGGCACCAGCCGCAGGTGGTGGCGCTGGACGGTCATCCGGTCACGCCGCACGCGCCGAAGGACGGGCAGATCGTGCTGGGGCCGGGGATGCGCGCCGACATCATCCTCGATATGCAGGGCAGGCCGGGCGAGCAGTTCCAGGTGGTGGACCGGTTCTACCGGCAAATGCACTACCGTTTCGTCGATCTCGCCTATTCCGACGAGGCGCCGCTGCGCGACAGCCCGCTCAATGCGTCGATCCGGCTGCCGGCCAATACCGTCCCGGCGCCCGATCTGGCCAATGCGGTCATCCACCGCGTGCATTTCGGCGGCGGCATGATGAGCCAGATGGCCAGCGCCCGCATGGACGGGCGTACCGTAGGCCTGCGCGAGATGTTCCAGCACGGCCTTGCCTGGACGGTGAATGGCGAGGCGGTCAGCGGCCATCTGCACGATCCGCTGTTCCGCCTGAAGCAGGGGCAGAGCTGCCGCATGGTGCTGGAGAACGACACCGCCTGGTTCCACCCGATCCACCTGCACGGTCACGCCTTTCGGGTGATCGCCCGCAATGGCCAGCCGGTCGCGGACGACGCCTTCCTCGACACCGTGCTGCTGGCTCCGCGCGAGACGGCGGAGATCGCCTTCCTGGCCGATAATCCGGGGATGTGGATGCTGCACTGCCATGTGCTGGAGCATCAGGAAGGCGGTATGATGGGCCTGTTCGAGGTGGGTTAG
- a CDS encoding GntR family transcriptional regulator: MSEALALDGETPQDRIVQRIEEDIVFGRLHPRERLVEEALAERFGVKRHIVREALADLERRGLIERFRNRGAMVKAYTPEEVEQLYAVRALLETSCAEMLPLPMDPARLAELEALQDEHDAAVAAQDLPRIFRLNVQFHRVLYAGCGNPYLAGVIDEFAQKTHAIRFYSVVQPETIAYARDDHRDILKAIREGDRQRLMEICRRHLMPSKEAYIDAYRRRFGLIE, translated from the coding sequence ATGAGCGAAGCACTGGCACTCGACGGGGAGACCCCGCAGGACCGCATCGTGCAGCGGATCGAGGAGGATATCGTCTTCGGCCGGCTGCATCCGCGCGAGCGGCTGGTCGAGGAAGCGCTGGCCGAACGCTTCGGCGTGAAGCGCCATATCGTGCGCGAGGCGCTGGCCGATCTGGAGCGGCGCGGGCTGATCGAACGCTTCCGCAACCGCGGCGCCATGGTGAAGGCCTATACGCCCGAGGAAGTGGAGCAGCTCTATGCCGTGCGCGCGCTGCTGGAAACAAGCTGCGCCGAGATGCTGCCGCTGCCGATGGACCCGGCCCGCCTCGCCGAGCTGGAAGCGCTGCAGGACGAGCATGACGCGGCGGTGGCGGCGCAGGACCTGCCGCGCATCTTCCGCCTGAACGTGCAGTTCCACCGCGTGCTCTATGCCGGCTGCGGCAATCCCTATCTCGCCGGCGTCATCGACGAATTCGCGCAGAAGACCCACGCCATCCGCTTCTATTCGGTGGTGCAGCCGGAGACCATCGCCTATGCCCGCGACGACCACCGCGATATCCTGAAAGCCATCCGCGAGGGTGACCGGCAGCGCCTGATGGAAATCTGCCGGCGTCACCTGATGCCCTCGAAGGAGGCCTATATCGATGCCTACCGCCGCCGCTTCGGCCTGATCGAGTAG
- a CDS encoding IlvD/Edd family dehydratase has translation MSSEKRGMSRGLTSYGDDGFSLFLRKAFIKAMGYTDDALGRPIIGIVNTFSGYNACHRNVPDLVEAVKRGAMLQGALPIEFPTISLHESFAHPTSMYLRNLMAIDTEEMIRAQPMDAVVLIGGCDKTVPAQLMGAASANVPAIQLVTGAMLTGSHRGERVGACTDCRRFWGRYRAEEIDDQEIAEVNDQLVPTAGTCSVMGTASTMALVTEALGMMLPGGACPPAVSAARQRHAEETGAAAVRIAADRLTPDKIMTPKAFENALRVLLAIGGSTNGLVHLTAMAGRMGIEVDLEAVDRLGADTPVLVDLKPSGSYYMEDLHKAGGLVMILRELKHLLNLDCLTVSGRTLGEEIEAAPKPWPQNVVRTAKDPIYAEGGIAVLRGNLCPGGAIIKQSAANPKLMQHEGRAVVFADAADLAARIDSDDLEVTADDILVLQNIGPKGHPGMPEAGYLPIPRKLARQGVKDIVRISDGRMSGTAAGTIVLHVTPESADGGPLALVRTGDRIRLDVAGRRLDMLVDEAEIERRRASLPPRPLRPEDDRGYRKLLMDTVTQADKGVDFDFLVPPVKAKTPLAKG, from the coding sequence ATGAGCAGCGAAAAGCGCGGCATGTCGCGGGGACTGACCAGCTACGGCGATGACGGGTTCTCGCTGTTCCTGCGCAAGGCCTTCATCAAGGCGATGGGCTATACGGATGATGCACTGGGCCGGCCGATCATCGGCATCGTGAACACCTTCAGCGGCTACAATGCCTGCCACCGCAACGTGCCCGACCTGGTGGAGGCGGTGAAGCGCGGCGCCATGCTGCAGGGCGCGCTGCCCATCGAATTCCCCACCATCTCGCTGCATGAGAGCTTCGCGCATCCGACCAGCATGTATCTGCGCAACCTCATGGCGATCGACACGGAGGAGATGATCCGCGCCCAGCCGATGGATGCGGTGGTGCTGATCGGCGGCTGCGACAAGACCGTGCCGGCGCAGCTGATGGGCGCGGCCTCCGCCAATGTCCCGGCGATCCAGCTGGTCACCGGCGCCATGCTGACCGGCAGCCATCGTGGCGAGCGGGTGGGTGCCTGCACAGACTGCCGCCGCTTCTGGGGCCGCTACCGCGCCGAGGAGATCGACGATCAGGAAATTGCCGAGGTGAACGACCAACTGGTGCCGACTGCCGGTACCTGCTCGGTCATGGGCACGGCCAGCACCATGGCGCTGGTGACCGAGGCGCTGGGCATGATGCTGCCGGGCGGCGCTTGTCCGCCCGCCGTCTCCGCCGCGCGCCAGCGCCATGCCGAGGAAACCGGCGCTGCCGCTGTGCGTATCGCTGCCGACCGGCTGACCCCAGACAAGATCATGACGCCGAAGGCGTTCGAGAATGCGCTGCGCGTTCTGCTGGCTATCGGCGGTTCGACCAACGGCCTGGTCCATCTGACGGCGATGGCCGGGCGCATGGGCATCGAGGTCGATCTGGAGGCGGTGGACCGGCTGGGGGCCGATACGCCGGTGCTGGTCGATCTGAAGCCGTCGGGCAGCTACTACATGGAAGACCTGCACAAGGCCGGCGGGCTGGTGATGATCCTGCGCGAACTGAAGCATCTGCTGAATCTCGACTGCCTGACCGTTTCCGGCCGCACCCTGGGCGAGGAGATTGAGGCCGCGCCCAAGCCCTGGCCGCAGAATGTGGTGCGCACCGCCAAGGATCCGATTTATGCCGAGGGCGGCATCGCTGTGCTGCGCGGCAATCTGTGTCCCGGCGGGGCGATCATCAAGCAGTCCGCCGCCAATCCGAAGCTGATGCAGCATGAGGGCCGCGCCGTCGTTTTCGCCGATGCCGCGGACCTTGCCGCGCGCATCGATTCCGACGATCTGGAGGTGACGGCGGATGATATTCTGGTGTTGCAGAATATTGGCCCCAAGGGCCATCCCGGCATGCCGGAGGCCGGCTATCTGCCGATCCCGCGCAAGCTGGCGCGCCAGGGTGTGAAGGATATCGTGCGGATTTCCGACGGCCGCATGAGCGGCACGGCGGCGGGCACCATCGTGCTGCATGTGACGCCGGAATCCGCCGATGGCGGGCCGCTGGCGCTGGTCCGCACCGGCGACCGCATCCGCCTCGACGTTGCCGGCCGGCGGCTCGACATGCTGGTGGACGAGGCGGAGATCGAACGCCGCCGCGCCTCCTTGCCGCCGCGCCCGCTGCGGCCGGAGGATGACCGCGGCTACCGCAAGCTGCTGATGGATACGGTCACGCAGGCCGACAAGGGCGTCGATTTCGACTTCCTGGTCCCGCCGGTCAAGGCGAAGACCCCGCTGGCGAAGGGCTGA